Within the Phycisphaerae bacterium genome, the region CACGGTGGTCCAGACCATGACCAGCCGGACGATGTCGGCCCACCTGACGTCGCGGAAGTGGGCCACGCTGATCAGGATGACGATGATGCAGGCCGACTGGAGGAACATCTTGACCTTGCCGTAGACGGTGGCGGCGAAGGCCACGCCCTGTGCCTCGCTGACCCCGCGAAGCGAAGTGACCAGCAGTTCGCGGGAGATGATCAGGACGATCATCCAGGGGGTGAGGCTGGTCAGGTTTTTGCCGCCGACGTGGAAGTTGGCCCCGGCCAGAAAGATGAAGGCCCCAATCACCAGCACCTTGTCGACGAACGGGTCCAGGAGCCGTCCCAGGGAGCTCTGCATCTGGAAGCGGCGGGCGATGTAGCCATCGACCACATCGGTCAGGGTGGCGATGAGAAACAGCGCGGCGGCCAGGTCGAGGAGGGAGGCATTGTGCTCCACCGGATTGTAGAAGGCCATCGGCGCAAACACCGCTGCGGCCATCACCAGACGTGCGAAGGTCAGGTTGTTGGGGGTCAGGAATTTCGGTTTTTGTGTCATCTGCGGCACCCGCTGACGGCCAGAAGGCCGGGATTCAGGGGCTACCGGACCGGTCGGGCGACCAGGTCGTAGCCCCGGGTCGCTGTGCATTCTAAACGCAGCTTGTCTCCCGGGCCAGCAGAAACTGCGGCCAGATCAGCCCGGCGAACGAGGGTGACGGGATCGACTTCGGGGGCCTGGCCTCGGTGCCGGGTGGGCCAGAAATCGCCCCTGGCGCTTGGATCGGGCGGTTCGACGTAGGCGTCGAAGCGGCGGCCGATCCAGTTCTTGGCCTTCCTGCGGGCGATGCTTCGCTGGGCTCGCATGAGGGCATCAAGGCGTTGGAGCTTGACCTGGTGTTCCGTCTGGTCGGGCATCGCGGCGGCTGGGGTGCCGGGCTCGGGCGAAAAGGCAAAGGCGCCCATGGCGTCGAACTGCCAGGTCCGGACGAAGTCGAGCAGTTGCTGGAAATCGTCGTCGGTCTCGCCGGGGAAACCGACAATCAGGGTGGTGCGGATGGCGATGTCCGGCATGCGCGACCGGAGTTTATCGAGCAGCCGTTCGGTGGCGGATCGGTCGATGCGGCGGCCCATGCGTTTGAGGATCCGGTCGCTGATGTGCTGAAGCGGAATGTCCACGTACTCGACCACGTGCTCGAGGTCGGCCATGGCGGCGATCGCGGTATCGTCAAAGTTGGCTGGGTAGGTGTACATCAAGCGTATCCAGTCGAGGCTTGGAACCCGGTCGAGCCGGCCCAGTAAGGCGGCCAAGCCGCCCTTGAGGTCCATGTCGTGGCCGTAGTTGGTGGTCTCCTGGCCGATCAGGACCAGTTCCCTGGCCCCGCTCGCGACGAGTTGGCGGGCTTCGCGAACCACCAGGTCGGGTTGCTTGCTGCGATAGCGGCCGCGAATCCGCGGGATGGTGCAGAAGGTGCAGCCCTGGGAGCAGCCCTCGCTGATCCGCAGGTAGGCCCAGTGGGTCGGGGTAAGCCGAAAGCGGGTATCCTCGATGGGCATCGGCTGAACCTTGGGCGAGACCTTGACCACCGGCTCGTCCGCTTCGGAGACGCAGCCGATCGAGTCGATCAGGCGCTGACGGTCGTTGACGCCAATGACCAGATCGACCTGCGGCCATCGGTTGAGGATCTGGTCGGCGGCGATCTGGGACCAGCAGCCGGCGACCACCAGACAGCGGCAGCGGCCGTTCGGGGCCTTGAGGGCGGCAAGCTGGTCGATTGCCTCGGCCGCCTCTTCCTGAGCGACCTGGAGAAAGCCGCAGGTGTTGACGATCAGCACGTCGGCGTCGGCGTAGTCGCCGGTGATGATGAAGCCCTTGAGGGCCAGGTCGGCGAGCATGACCTCGCTTTCGACCAGGTTCTTGGCGCAGCCGAGGCTGACCATGCCCACGGTCGGGGCGTTCTCCAGTGTTTCTTTTTGTTTTTTAGTCATTCTATATGCTCAATGTCACTTTTGTTCCAGGTTCGATCGCATCCAGTGCGGCGACATCGACGGGTTCGATCAGGCGGCCGATGACGTTAACCGGACTGGCGGCCACCGGTTGATCGCCGCGGCTGGCTGGGGTCGGGCCGAAGAAGATGCAGAACGCTGCGCCGTCGGGCCAGTAGCCCAATTCGCCCACCCGCACCTGGGCCCGGGCGTCTGGTTCAGGGGCGGCGTGGACCGGGATATGGAAGTATATCTCCTGACCCCATCGATTGACCGTCGCGGTCAGAGGGAGCGCGGAGGCGATCAGCCGGGCCGTCGCTGAGTCGTCCAGCTCAGCGTGGAACCAACGCTGGCCGATCTGAATTGTTATATCCATGATTGCCTCCCGTTACCTGGCGGAGACCATTCCAGCCCCTGATCGATCCCGCAAGAACGATATCCCCGGCCGCTTCGCCGGTCAAGCACTAAGGGTTTGAGGTGTGCGGAGGCAGGCGGATTTTGGGGTCAAAATCATGGGGAAATTTCGTTTCAGAGGTCTTGACAAGGCGATTCGTGGCCGCTAATAATATAGGTCTGGAAAGCGACGGGGCCGTAGCTCAATTGGTTAGAGTATCGGACTGTCGATCCGATGGTTGCGGGTTCGACTCCCGTCGGCCTCGCTTTCTGAATTGCGGGCGATCAGGCGATGACGCTTGAACGCCCTTTTTTTGCGCCGCTGGGGGTGGCGGGCGGCTGGGGCGATCCGGCGTTTGACCGATGGCCCGTGCATAAGTTCCCCGATCCCAAAAACAGCCTCCGCCCCGATTGCCGACATCTTTGGTGAACGTTCTAATTGCAGCATGGTGGTCCAGGGGTCGTGCGGTCGTTCAGCGGAATCGCTGGACGAGCGGTTCG harbors:
- the rimO gene encoding 30S ribosomal protein S12 methylthiotransferase RimO, coding for MTKKQKETLENAPTVGMVSLGCAKNLVESEVMLADLALKGFIITGDYADADVLIVNTCGFLQVAQEEAAEAIDQLAALKAPNGRCRCLVVAGCWSQIAADQILNRWPQVDLVIGVNDRQRLIDSIGCVSEADEPVVKVSPKVQPMPIEDTRFRLTPTHWAYLRISEGCSQGCTFCTIPRIRGRYRSKQPDLVVREARQLVASGARELVLIGQETTNYGHDMDLKGGLAALLGRLDRVPSLDWIRLMYTYPANFDDTAIAAMADLEHVVEYVDIPLQHISDRILKRMGRRIDRSATERLLDKLRSRMPDIAIRTTLIVGFPGETDDDFQQLLDFVRTWQFDAMGAFAFSPEPGTPAAAMPDQTEHQVKLQRLDALMRAQRSIARRKAKNWIGRRFDAYVEPPDPSARGDFWPTRHRGQAPEVDPVTLVRRADLAAVSAGPGDKLRLECTATRGYDLVARPVR